The Bacteroidia bacterium genomic interval TGGCTTCAAAAGATACTTTACCACTTTCAACCTGAACAATGCTTTCTGTAGATCCGGGTAAGGCTTGCACCCTAAATTTTGTCCCCAAAACTTGTACTTTTTCACCCGGAGTACGGATAATAAAAGGACGACTTGCATTGTGCTCTACTTCGAAAAAAGCCTCTCCTTCCAATTGTACTTCTCTCAAATCTTCGGAAAATTGAGTAGGGTGTTTGAGCTTGCTATTCGGGCGAAGGGTGATTTGACTCCCATCTTCCAATTCTAGCTCCATATCGCTGTCTCGACTATTGACAATTTCTTTAAACTCCACGGTGGGGCTAAGGAAATCACTCAAAAGGAAAGCAGCTGCCAGTAAAAAGGTAATTGCCGCAGCTATTTGCATCCAACGGGATCTCATAGCGAGCTTCTTGCTTTTTCCCATTATGGGAATAGGAGCATCCATTTTGCTTTCCAATTCGAGGAAAGCCTGATCAAGGTCTACTTGGGGCTTTGCAGCCAAAGCGGGACTTTCTTCCCATGCAATGCGAATCTGCTCAGCGATAAGCTTATTTTCGGAAGATGCAGTTATCCACTTTTCCAGCTCATCAGCTTCTTCCGGCTCAATCTCTCCGCTCAGCTTTTTATAAAGTAATGATATGTAAAAGTCTTCCTTCATATAATGTTTTGTCCGTTCTGGTGGTGTTATTTCTGGATGATGACACAAGAAATTTCATATTCCCCTATGAGCTTTCCTGATTTTTGACAAAAGGTGCTATCCTCTTCTTGAGGGACTTCAGAGCTTTGGTCATTTGATTTTCAACAGTTTTAGGGGAAATATTCAACTTCTCGGCGATTTCTTTCTGCGAAAAGCCCTCCATACGTTTCATAACAAATATCAGCCTGCATCTTTCGGGCAGACTATTTAGACCGGCTTGAAGGGCAGCATGCAGGTCATCATGTTCCAATAGTTCCTGAGCGCTGCTTTGGCTGGAAGCAGTATCTTTTAATTCGTTTTCATCGATAAAATTCTTTTTGGAACGAATCCGATTGAGGGAGCGATTGATAGTAGATCGTTTCAAATAGGCTTCCAAAGAAGATTTAATCTCCAGATTTTCTCTGTTTTTCCAGATTTGCAAAAATACCTCCTGCACCACATCCTTTGCTGCATCTGGATCCTTGAGCATATTTATGCCTGTCCCCAGTAATAGCGAATAATGTCGATCAAAAATTTCCCTGAAGGCTTGTCTGTTACCTTTTTTGCTTTGATCCCAGAGTTGCTTATCGGTATGCTTTTTCCAACTATCCAAGTAAAAATATGTGTGTGATTTGTTTTCCTTAATACCCGAGCAAATGTACATCTTCCTAATCGGGTGCACAATATGAAAATGCCCCAAAGCTGATTTACCCTTCCACCTACGTCCATATTTTTACAAAAAAGCAGAAAAAATTAGGAGTTAAAAAAGGTAAAAAAATAGACCAATCGCGTAGTAGAAGCCCTCTGCTAAACCATAAAAACTAACAACTGGTGATAGGATTTCTACGGTTTGCTTGACTATTGGGAAATTATTGACAAATACTTTCAATCTTTGTTCAACTTCTCATCGAATGAGTCGCATCATACTCAAGGAAGCTCATTCATTTTTTACTCCACGACATTTCGGTATTGAAGCATTTGTTCATTTCGGACTTTTGAGCCTGCTCTACTTAACTGATTTCCAATGATTTCAGAGTAGTATTTAACGCGCAAAATAATAGTCCTATGTACCGACATTTATTCATCTTAATTGCCATCCTTCCCATTTTTGTAAGCAATGTATTTGCACAAAGAGCCGCTTTTTGTGGAATCACTACTGAAAATCCTGATGAAATTGCCATCGTTATGTTGGATGATTTCAAAGCAGGTGAAGTGATTTATATCAGCGATGAGGCATACAATGCATCTTTTAATGCTTTTTTCGGAGCAGTCCATGGATATGTAGTCCCCCTGGGAGGATTGGCCAAAGGAGAGGTAATCCGCATTACAGAACCCACAAACAATAATTTCACGCTATACCGGTCCAACAATGCAACGCCAGTAGGAACTTTCAACGCAAACATTACCGGAGGAGATGGACGCTTTAGCATCCACTCCGGAGAAAGTTTTTCCATATTCTCCGCCTCCGACCCAAGCAGCCCTGGGTCTTCTGTTACAGAAATATATATGCATCTGACCTTCAATGGGCAGCAAGATGGTGGAGACGAGCCCAGCACGGATCCCAATGCCCCTTTGAGCAGTGGATTTATTCGTCTGGACTTTAATGATGATGACATCCAGAGTGTAGAGTTTCGTCCTAATCAAAGAAACAATACTAGCATGGCTGATTTCATCAATACTGGAAAATGGACGGAGAGTGAAGTAGGGATCAATCAAAGTACAGTCCCATTCACAAACCTTCAGTTTGGAGGACCCGGTATATTTCCCGTAGAATGGCTCTCATTTAGCGGTAAGGAAATTGAAACGACGATCTCTCTTGAGTGGAGTACTGCAAATGAAGTAAACAATGATCACTTTATCATTGAGAAAAGTACAGATGGAAGCTTCTTCAATAAAATCGGAGAAGTAGATGCTGTCGGCAACAGTCAGGAAATCCAAAATTATCAATTCTCAGACCTCAGCCCTGGTCAGGGAATCCTATATTATCGCCTTAAACAAGTTGACATTGATGGTGCTTTCTCTTACTCAACTGTATTGGAATTGAGTGTAGAGGGAGCCCAGCAGGTCAGTCTTTATCCCAATCCTGTTTCGGACCGATTAGAGGTGCGAGGCAGTGGAAAGGAACTCATCGTCTACAGTATTTTGGGCCAAAAGCTAAAATATCAAAAACTACAGTCTGAGTTCGAACTCATAGACCTGAGTGATCTTCAGAAAGGTACCTATTTGATTCAGGTACTGGGAGAAAACCAGGAAATTCTGGAAGCAAAGAGAATTATGAAAATATAATTATTCCATTCTAAATCGATGCCTGGCTTAGCACATTGGCCAGGCATTTTCTTCCCTTGATTCTACCCAAACGCTATTGTAGGCGAGGTCAAATGGGCTCGCCTACATGTTTTTTATTGGATCGATCGTAAGCACAAACGTATCTCAAACTCCCTCGGCGCACAGGAGCCGAGTGTATTCCAGCATGGTCATCTCGAAGTTGGTGTATGTGCGGGCTTGAGTGTTGAGAGATCTTGTATTATAGTGACGAAAAAATACAAGTTCCCTCGGAGCGCAGGAGCCGAGCGCATCCAAGCCTATGGATGACACAGCTTAAGCACAGCTGACACCCTGACCGAAGTGGAAGGGCCTCCGATTCCCTAAACTAAAACTCCCTCTTCAATCGAATCATATGCTTGCATTGAATGCCATTTTCCCAGATCGGTTCGGCATAATTGAGCAAGAAATGATCCCTTCGAATTTCAGCCATCTCAAATCCCATCTTCTGATACAGAGCCAGCTGACCAATACTTGAATTACCAGTAGCTATCCATAGACTCTTTGCCTTCCTTTTCTTCGCCTCCTCAATCCCAAAGTTTAGCAGCACTTTCCCCCAACCTTTGCCTTGCTGCTTTTCTTCTATGGCTATGTTCATGATTTCTAGTTCATCATCCTTCAATTCTTTTAGCACCAAAACTCCCAGAATCTTTGCGGCTTCCTCCAAAACAAACAGCTTTGAATCAATTAAATAACTCTCCAATACCGCTTGATCCGGATCGGCGAGTCGAAGAAGGTCGAAGGGATAGTCTTCTCCTTCACCCAAAGCTTTGATGGTGAAAGTTGGTTTCATAAAAAAGGCTCCACCTGAAAACAGATGGAGCACAAATTCTTACTTGATCGTTCTACTGTCCAGCTGCTGCTGCGGCTGCTTCGAAGCGCATCAACAAGGAGAGTTGTGCACAATCCCTCAGAGCTTCCATGTCTGTAGAATTGATTTCTTCGTACTTCGTAGTCGCATCTGGACCAACGAAAGAAATCATAACTGCACCATCTGTTTTAGAAATGGCATCAAAGATACCTTTGTCTCTGTATTTGGTGTAGGAGTTGATTTCCCATCTTTGACCGCCTTTATCATTTACTTTTCTATGCTCGGTCTCATTTTTACGGTCAATGCCTTCGGTACTCATAGTCTTTCCGTCTATTTTGACATTAACTTTACTATGATTTAAACCGGCTCCGTAGTAGTTGCTAACCAGGCAATAGTATCCTGTTTTGTTTACGTCTGCTGTCAGCGTACGACGCTTTGGAGTTGTTTTGTTCCAGGCTTTGTGGGAGTAAAATCCACTGGCCTCGTCAAAGAAAAATTTGTCCTTCAATGCAGCTTTTTCTTCATCTGTAAAGCTGATACCTCCGGATTTTTTTTCAGTTGCCTCTTCTTTAGCAGGTTCTTCTTTAGTGGCAGCGGTTGAACCGGATCCGGAAGATCCACCGCAACTCATAAGTGTGAACATCACAAGTATCGCCATGAAAGAAGTAACTTGTGAAAATAGATTTCTCATAATTGGTAATGTTTTTTAGCCATCTTAACGTATCCAAATATACAAATAGATGGAATTTCTTTTCGCTTGGCAATTTACTACGAAAGCTATTTGAAGGCAATACTTGGGCCAAAGGAAGTTTTTCTATGCTTTTTTTGCTCCTTCTATCAATTTAAGGTACTTATTCAGTTCTCCTTTTACCTGGGGAAAGAGAAATAAAAGGCCGATCATATTCGGAAAAACAAGAGCCAGGATCATAGCATCCGAAAATTTAATGACAGCATCCAGGGTGACTGCAGAGCCCAGAACAGTGAAAAGCAGAAAGATACTTTTATAAACGAGATCTGCTCTTTTTCCCCGACCAAAAAGAAAAGCCCATGCCTGCGATCCATAGTAGGCCCAGGATAAAATGGTTGAAAAAGCAAAAAGAACTACGGCAAATGCCAGCACATAGGAAAATCCAGGGATGGCAGCGTCAAAGGCCATTGAGGTTAAATTTACTCCTCCTATTCTTTCTCCTGTTTCAATAAGAGCTGCCTGATTGTTTACGACATCTCCATAAACAAAAGCCGAATCCATATTGAAGATAATGATGACCAAAGCTGTCATGGTACAGATGATGACCGTATCGATAAAGGGTTCCAATAAGGCTACTAATCCTTCTGAAGCAGGATAATGGGTTTGTACAGCTGAGTGAGCAATGGCAGCAGAACCTGCTCCTGCTTCATTGGAAAAGGCTGCTCTGCGAAAGCCCTGCAGGATAACTCCGATAAATCCCCCCGTTATCGTAGCTTGGGGTGTGAAAGCCTCCTGAATGATCAGGGCAAAGGCATCATCCACCAAACTTGCATTGACAATGAGAACGAAAAGCGCAGCGAGCACATAGAGGGCGGCCATAAAAGGCACTACTTTCTCCGTAACTTTGGCTATACGTTTGATCCCTCCAATGATTACAATTCCCACCAAAATGGCGAATATGATACCGATAAGTGTACCTATAGCTTCTCCCCCCAAATCAAATCTTTGAATCAATTGAGCGGCTGCCTGATTGGTCTGAAAAGCATTTCCCCCACCAAAAGATGCGCCTACACATAAAAGCGCAAAAAGCACCGATAGGACTTTGCCCACTCCGGCTCTTCCCTGCGCTTTCAAACCTCTGGATAGATAATACATAGGTCCACCATAGACTTTCCCCTCTTTATCAATGTCTCGGTATTTGACACCCAGCGTACACTCTACAAATTTCGAAGACATGCCTAGCAATCCTGCCAGAATCATCCAAAAAGTGGCTCCCGGACCTCCGATGGAAATGGCTACAGCTACCATAGCGATATTTCCTAAACCAACTGTGCCGGATACAGCAGTTGTTAAGGCCTGAAAATGGTTGACCTCACCAGCTTCTGATTCTTTCTCAGGATGTTCCGGATCTACTCTTTCTATTTCATCATACTTTCCTCTTACCACACGCAGCGCCAGGGGAAATAGTCGGAGATTGGCAAAAGAGAAATAGACGGTAAAGAGACAAGCCCCAAATACCAGCAAAATGAGAACGATAGGAATGGAAAAGGGTCCGATGGGAATGGGTGTAAAAATGAAGGCTTCCCAGGATAGGGCAAATGGCATAAATGCATCATTGATGATTTCATCCAGGCCTTTGTCCTGTGCGGAAAGAGTCAGGGGAAGGAGCAGGATCAACCCAATCAAAGGAAGAATACGCCTGGATTTCCAGAGAAAATGCGTTTTGGGATTCATAGATATTTGCTTTTAGGCTGCAAGACATTTTGCAGAGGGGTCAAGCTGACCAAAAGCTATTTTTCATCTGTGAAAAGTCGGAAGAGATCTGAAAAAATCAGTAGGAAGACTTACAGACAAGATGGCTGGGAATGAGTGTCTGTAAATCTAAGTGGCTATAAATTAAGGGATTGTGGTTCCGCTCAGGCTGATATTTGGAGAGGGAAGCTTCAAGCGTATCTTTCGTTCCCGCTTCTCTGACATTTCAAACAAGGCCATTCGCAGAGGAGTTTCATGCAGGTTTTTCGTCCAGTTTCCCTTCCCAAATAGTCCATCCAGCAGCGCAATGATCAATCGTTTGATCTCATTATGGTCCTGGATATCATAGGCTTTCTCAGAACGGCTATCTGCTTTCGGTTTTATTTCCAGCCATTCTTTGCCTTCCTGTTTTCTTTGGGCGAAAAGAAGAAGGAGTTTATACAAAGTGGGGCTCAGTGGAATGACTTTTTCCGCTGAATTTCCTATTCCTTCCAACTTGACATGGAAATTGATTTTATCGGCCGAAAGGCGATCCTTGTAAAAAGAAAGGAACAGTCGATCGGAATCAGGGATGACATTCTCCGAAAGCTCCTTCACCCAACTCAAAGCCAAAGCAAAGAAGATCATCGTAAGGGAGGTTTTGAAGATGGCAGAGTACAGGGTCAAATCGAGACTGGACGAACTGAGTTTATAGAGCTGAGCCACAAATGTGATCAGGATACATATCAAGGAAAGCCAGGCGAGGATGATGAGCCTTCTTTTGGCGAAAGACTCCCAAAAGACATAGCCCAGAAATCCCAGGGTCAGGGTCGAATAATAAACATCCAGTTCGCTTACCAGACTGATGGATGAACCCGACAACATTTTGCTAATGGTGGGCAAAAGGGAAAAGAGGAATGGAAGCCCCACAATGAAGATCCAATAGTTGGATTTAATGATGGGTTCCAGTCGTTTGGGGAGATAGCGAAACCAGGGGAGAGCTAGCAGGATGAAAAGGCTGTTCAGCAGAGAGAGGATACTTCGCCATCCATCGAGTTTATAGGCATTAGCTTCCTGATAGGCTTTTACCTCTGCATAGGTGGAGGAAATAAGCTGAGAAGCATCAGCAGGAGCATGGCCTTCCAATTGTAAGGCTGTGAGTTCGTATAAAGGCTGTATCTGATCCAGATATTTTTGGGAGAAATACAGTTCGACACCACCTGAGAGGCTCCAGCAAAGGACAGATAAAGCCAGCCAAACCTGTCCGGTATCTTCATTTTTCCGCCCTATATGCCACCAAATCGCCATCAGGGCCAGAAAGGCGAAGGTGCAAATCGCCAATTGCCACCAGGCATAAAAGGAAAGTACCTGCGGTTCGAATAAGGCTTCTAATGTAGGGTTTGGCTTCATCGGGAGCAGCTTCAAAAGCTAAATATATGGGATTTTGGGGATATGTTATTTGGATGGATGATTTGCATTTTGGTTTTATAGCAGAAACATTCTTGACTTCATATTTTTCCTGATTTCAGAAAAGTAATCATTAGGCTTAATGTAATTAGGAGTTTTTATGGTCACTTTCTTCTTTTCCTTAGATGAAATCCTTCAGTATAATTCAGGACAGGCATCGCAAAAAATCAAGCTGCTGCAAATCCTAGGCGCAGGAAAAGGTGTTAGCGTATTGGGGTGTTAGAGTGTTAGAGTGTTAGGGTGTTAGCGTTGGAATGCTATGGTCTAGTCCTTAATCGCTTCTTATTGCCGTAATCGTTAATTGTTATCAACGGTCATGAAATCCTGAATCTACCCAGGCGCATAGGCCCTGCAGAGCCCATCGGGAAAAGGGGCGGCATGCGGGGCAGGTTCTGGGCTCTGCGATTTTTGACTCCATCTTTTTCTAAAAAAGATGGATATAATCCCTTACAAAAAGATGGATATAATCCCTTACAAAAAGTTGGAAATAAACCCTAAAACAACCAAGATCAATAAAAAATCTCATACACAGGCAAACCCGCACTTGTCATGGTCAAGGTGTCTTTGAATTCCTTTTCATACAAAGGATTTATCCAATCTCCTTCCGCATAGGCGATGATTCTATAGCTGATTTCTACCGCTAAATTGAGGGGTAAGCAAAATATGTTCCCTGTACCGTCAAAAAGTTCTAATTCAAAAGGAGTCCAACGCGTATAAAAATCTGGCTGATTCAATTCCCTTGCTTCAATTGTTCCCACAATGTTTTCGCTTCTCGGGCTGTTTGCTGTATCTCGAAATACAAATTGAAATACCTCACTTTCGTGCAAATTGAAATCCCATGTATCTGCTATGGGCAAAGCAGGAAAATCGGCCCTTCTATATTGAGGTAAAGCAGGATCGATGCTAAAATATTGGCATTCAGAGCTTCCACTTCCGGCATTGATACTTACTGAAATTTCGTCCTGCGCCAGGAGCGTATCTGCATCTGCTTCACTCATACCTCCATCAATGAAATATTGCCGCAAATCTTCTATTTCAAAACTGAATTTTCCTTGAGCGTCCGTTCTGATCTGACTTCGGACATTTCTACCCATCAAGGTATTTAAGACAATTCCACTTAGAGGACTTTGATCGCTAACATTTATGATGCTG includes:
- a CDS encoding RNA polymerase sigma-70 factor, yielding MDSWKKHTDKQLWDQSKKGNRQAFREIFDRHYSLLLGTGINMLKDPDAAKDVVQEVFLQIWKNRENLEIKSSLEAYLKRSTINRSLNRIRSKKNFIDENELKDTASSQSSAQELLEHDDLHAALQAGLNSLPERCRLIFVMKRMEGFSQKEIAEKLNISPKTVENQMTKALKSLKKRIAPFVKNQESS
- a CDS encoding FecR domain-containing protein, translated to MKEDFYISLLYKKLSGEIEPEEADELEKWITASSENKLIAEQIRIAWEESPALAAKPQVDLDQAFLELESKMDAPIPIMGKSKKLAMRSRWMQIAAAITFLLAAAFLLSDFLSPTVEFKEIVNSRDSDMELELEDGSQITLRPNSKLKHPTQFSEDLREVQLEGEAFFEVEHNASRPFIIRTPGEKVQVLGTKFRVQALPGSTESIVQVESGKVSFEANGVEGKLILEAGEKGIFDKSEKSFEEISASNPNEMSWATAKFLFEDTKLSDVFDIISDHYGIEIIAEIEDIECSLTASFEDESIQDILESISEIFDISFEKVSETSYTLKGGPCE
- a CDS encoding alanine/glycine:cation symporter family protein, with protein sequence MNPKTHFLWKSRRILPLIGLILLLPLTLSAQDKGLDEIINDAFMPFALSWEAFIFTPIPIGPFSIPIVLILLVFGACLFTVYFSFANLRLFPLALRVVRGKYDEIERVDPEHPEKESEAGEVNHFQALTTAVSGTVGLGNIAMVAVAISIGGPGATFWMILAGLLGMSSKFVECTLGVKYRDIDKEGKVYGGPMYYLSRGLKAQGRAGVGKVLSVLFALLCVGASFGGGNAFQTNQAAAQLIQRFDLGGEAIGTLIGIIFAILVGIVIIGGIKRIAKVTEKVVPFMAALYVLAALFVLIVNASLVDDAFALIIQEAFTPQATITGGFIGVILQGFRRAAFSNEAGAGSAAIAHSAVQTHYPASEGLVALLEPFIDTVIICTMTALVIIIFNMDSAFVYGDVVNNQAALIETGERIGGVNLTSMAFDAAIPGFSYVLAFAVVLFAFSTILSWAYYGSQAWAFLFGRGKRADLVYKSIFLLFTVLGSAVTLDAVIKFSDAMILALVFPNMIGLLFLFPQVKGELNKYLKLIEGAKKA
- a CDS encoding GNAT family N-acetyltransferase is translated as MKPTFTIKALGEGEDYPFDLLRLADPDQAVLESYLIDSKLFVLEEAAKILGVLVLKELKDDELEIMNIAIEEKQQGKGWGKVLLNFGIEEAKKRKAKSLWIATGNSSIGQLALYQKMGFEMAEIRRDHFLLNYAEPIWENGIQCKHMIRLKREF
- a CDS encoding T9SS type A sorting domain-containing protein, with amino-acid sequence MYRHLFILIAILPIFVSNVFAQRAAFCGITTENPDEIAIVMLDDFKAGEVIYISDEAYNASFNAFFGAVHGYVVPLGGLAKGEVIRITEPTNNNFTLYRSNNATPVGTFNANITGGDGRFSIHSGESFSIFSASDPSSPGSSVTEIYMHLTFNGQQDGGDEPSTDPNAPLSSGFIRLDFNDDDIQSVEFRPNQRNNTSMADFINTGKWTESEVGINQSTVPFTNLQFGGPGIFPVEWLSFSGKEIETTISLEWSTANEVNNDHFIIEKSTDGSFFNKIGEVDAVGNSQEIQNYQFSDLSPGQGILYYRLKQVDIDGAFSYSTVLELSVEGAQQVSLYPNPVSDRLEVRGSGKELIVYSILGQKLKYQKLQSEFELIDLSDLQKGTYLIQVLGENQEILEAKRIMKI